The following nucleotide sequence is from Candidatus Delongbacteria bacterium.
GACGTCTGCTGGCCCCTGCCGCTGGCCGAGGACTACAAGGCGATGGTCAAGTCCACGGTGGCGGACATCCGCAACTCGACGAACACGCGCGAGGCGGGCACCATCACGGCGGCCTGCTTCCTGAACGAGGCCGTCTCCGAGGAGACGCCCTGGGCGCACCTGGACATCGCCGGCACGGCCTGGGTGCCCAAGAAGGCCGGCTACGCGCCCGGCCCCACGGGCGTGGGCGTCCACCTGCTGGTGGACCTGCTGGAGACCTTCGCGCACTAGTTGCCATTGCGTGCTGCGAGGAAAACACGTTCACCACGAAGGGCGGGAAGGTCGTCGAAGGGCACGAAGAACGGGCGAGAGCGGGTTCGAGTTGTCCGTGGGCTGGGGTCGCGGTCTTCCAAGGCCGGAACACAGTGGGCTGACAATTGGGCACCCGGCCGCTGCCAACTTCCAGCGCTTCTGACACCTTTGTGTGCTTCGTGGTGAACGTGTTGACTATTGAGAGAGGAGGCCGCCATGGCGCGGCAACGACAGACCCTGCCTGACGAGTGGATGGGCCTGGACGGCGGGGAGATGGCCGAGCGCATCCGCGCGCACAAGACCCGGCTGGGCTCCGAGCTCTGCATCCTGGGCCACCACTACCAGAAGCAGGAAGTGATCCAGCACGCCGATCTGCGCGGCGACAGCTACGGCCTGGCCAAGGCGGCCGCCGGGCTGGAGGCCCGCTGGATCGTCTTCTGCGGCGTGGAATTCATGGCCGACAGCGCGCGCCTGCTGGCCCGGCCGGAGCAAGTGGTGATCCACCCGGACACCAGCGCCGGCTGCCCGATGGCCGACATGGCCGACCAGCGCGGCACGCGGCGCACCTGGGACGAACTGCAGGCCGAGCTGGGCGCCACGGAGGGGATCATCCCCGTCACCTATGTCAACAGCGACGTGGAGACCAAGGCCTTCACGGGCGCCCGGGGCGGCGCCGTCTGCACCAGCTCCAACGCCGGGCGCGTGTTCGACTGGGCCCTGGCCCGCGGGGAGAAGCTGTTCTTCTTTCCCGACGAGCACCTGGGACGCAACACGGCCTTCGACAAGGGTTTTCGCGGCGACGAAGTCCGGCTCTGGAATCCCGCCCTGCCCCTGGGCGGGCTGACGGGCGCCGAGCTGCGCCGGGCGCGCGTCCTGCTCTGGAAGGGCTTCTGCCACGTGCACACCCATTTCACGGTGGAGATGATCGAGCAGGCCCGCGCCCAGGCGCCCGGGCTGCGCGTGATCGTCCATCCGGAGTGTCCGCGCGAGGTGGTGGCCGCGGCGGACGCGTCGGGCTCGACGGCCTACATCCTTGATTGGGTGAGAACCCAGGCGCCGGGCAGCCGGATCCGCGTGGGCACGGAACTCAACTTGGTGCAGCGCCTGCAGCTGGAGAACCCGGAACTCGAGGTCCGGCCACTGGAACGCAGCCTCTGCCCGAACATGTGGAAGATCAGCCAGAACGATCTGCTCTGGGTGCTGGACCGGCTGGGCGAGGTGAACGTGGTGGAGGTGGAGCCGGAATGGGTGGTCGACGCCCGGCAGGCCCTGGAACGCATGCTGGCCGTGTGATCACCCTCAAACGGCACACCCGCGGCAGCAGCGCCCCGGCCACGGGCCTGGACCTCCATTGTCACTCCTGGCATTCCGACGGGGCTCTGGCCCCGGCCGAGCTGGCCCGGCGCCTGGTGCGCGCCGGCGTGGGGCTGGCCGCCCTCACCGATCACGACACCCTGGCCGGCGTGGCGGAGTTCCGTCGCGAGGGCCGGCTGCACGGGCTGCGCGTGCTGGCCGGCGTGGAGGTGACCTGCGCCTGCGCCGAGCTGCTGCCCCTGCGCGCGGCGGCTCAGGAGGCCCAGGAGGCCCGGGAGGACGGGGCGGGCGGCACGCGCCGCAGCACGCGTCGCGCGACAGATCCTGTCGAGGTGCACCTGCTGGTCTACGGCCTCGAACCCGGCCTACCAGCTTTCGAGGACTTCCTGGCGGGCATCCGGGCCATGCGCCGCGAGCGTGTGGCGCAGATGGCCGCCCGGCTGGCCGAGCTGGGCCTGCTGCTGGATCTGTCGCCCCTGGCGGCCCGGCTGGAGAGCGGCAGCGTGGGCCGCCCGCACCTGGCCCGCCTGCTGCAGGAGGCCGGCCACGTCCAGAGCGTGAACGAGGCCTTCCAGAGCTGGCTGGCCGAGGGCCGGCCGGCCTGGCTGCCCAAGCGGCTGCCCGAGCTGCGCGAGGCCCTGGCGCTGGCCCAGGGGCTGGGTGGTGTGGGCGTGGCGGCGCATCCCGGCAAGGTCCTGCCCGCCGGCGCGGCCCACGTGCTGGTGGACCTGGGCGTGGACGGGCTGGAGGCCCGGCATCCCAGCCACCGCGCGGCCGTGGTCCAGGATCTACAGCAACTCTGCCGCCGCAACGGCCTCTCCGCCTCGGCGGGCAGCGACTTCCACGATCCCGCCCTGGGACGTTACCACCGTCCGGCCTGGCAGCGCGAGGAGGTGGGTGGACGCCTGCGCCTCCTGCTGGATGCGCTGGACTGAAGCCCCGCCGGCCTCCGGCACCCGGCGAAAGGGCCCGGTGCGGCCCTCATTCGAGTCCTGTGATTGCTACCTTTTTGCCGTGAATCCGCCGCCCGCGGGCTTCCCGATTGTCAAGGGAAACCGGCCCGGGCGCGGATCGGCCTTGTCCGCAAGGCCCTTCCAATACCCGAAAGGACCACCCTGATGCCCACTTGGATGCTTGCCCTGCTGGCCCTGCTGGCCGGCGCGGGGGCCACCGTCGTCGTCTTTCTCACGTTGCAGCGTCAACGGCGGCAGGCCGGCGACGAGATCCTCAATCTGGCCCGCCAGGAGGCGGAGACCCTGCGCAAGCAGGCCCTGATCAACGCCCGGGAGGAATGGCTGATCAAGGAGACGCGCCGCAAGGCCGACCTGAAGCAGCGCGAGAAGAAACTGCAGCAGAAGGAGCAGCAGCTCAAGAGCCACGAGGCGGAGATCCGCGGCTCCCAGAAGGCCGTCCAGGACCTGGAAATGGAACTGGGCCTGAAGGGCAAGATGCTCGAGCACAAGGAAGAGGAGCAGAAGACCCTCAAGGACGAGCTGAAGACCCACCTGGAAGACGTGCAGCACCGGCTGGAGTCCGTCTCGGGCCTGAGCATGGAGGAGGCCCGCCGCCAGGTGCTGGACCAGGCCCAGCAGAAGTACGAGCGCGAGGCCGCCGAGCTGGCCGCCGAGATCAAAGGCCAGGCGCGGGAGAATGCCACGCGCGAGGCTCGCGAGGTGATCATCACCACCATCGAGCGGATGGCCGCCGACGCCACCAGCGAGGCCACCATCAAGGAAGTCGAGATCCCCAACAACCGGCTGAAGGGAATGGTGATCGGGCGGGAGGGCCGCAACATCAAGTCCTTCGAGGCGATCACGGGCACCAAGATCATCGTGGACGAGACCCCGGACACCATCGTGATCTCCTGCTTCGATCCCGTCCGGCGCGAGATCGCCCGGCTGGCCCTGGACGCCCTGATCAAGACCCGCAACTTCAGCCCGCGCACGATCCAGGAGGCGGTCACCCGCGCCAGCCGCGCCGTGGACAACACCATGAACGAAGCGGCCAACAAGGTTCTGAAGGAACTGCGCCTGAACGTCCACCCGGACCTGAAGCGCATGCTCGGCCGCCTGCGCTTCCGCACCAGCTACGGCCAGAACGTGCTGGACCACAGCAAGGAAGTGGCGCGCATCGCCGGCGCCATGGCCGCCGAGCTGGGCCTGGACGTGATGCTGGCCAAGCGCGCGGGCCTGCTCCACGACGTGGGCAAGGCCGACTCCAACGGCAGCGACAAGAGCCACGTGGCCATCGGCGTGGAGGTCTGCAAGCGCGTGCGCGAACACCCCATCGTGATCAATTCGGTGATGGCGCACCACAACGAGGCGCCGCCCATCGACCCGATCAGCGAGCTGGTCACCGCCGCGGACATCATCAGCAGCGCGCGTCCGGGCGTGCGCCGGGACAGCGTGGACAGCTACACCAAGCGGGTGGAGACGCTGGAGAACATCGCCAGCAGCTTCCCGGGCGTGCACCGCGTCTACGCGCTCTACGCCGGCCGCGAGATCCGCGTGGTGGCCGAGTCCGCGCGAGTGAACGACGGCCTGAGCGAGAAGCTCTCCAGCGACATCGCCGACAAGATCAGCCAGGACATGCAGTTCCCCGGCCAGATCAAGGTCGTGGTGATCCGCGAGAGTCGCGCCGTGGCCACCGCGGTCTGAGCAGCGGGTTTTCGTCATCCCCCGACTTGATCGGGGGAACCCGGCGAGTGGGCGAGGTGCGCTGGGATCCGCCGGTCGAGCCGGCGGATGACGTTCGCCAAGAATGGAGGGCAGGCCATGGATGCGACGGCTTGGCGTGAGGGGATTTCCTGCGGGATGTGCCTGACGGAGAGTCCGGCGCTGGCCT
It contains:
- the nadA gene encoding quinolinate synthase NadA → MARQRQTLPDEWMGLDGGEMAERIRAHKTRLGSELCILGHHYQKQEVIQHADLRGDSYGLAKAAAGLEARWIVFCGVEFMADSARLLARPEQVVIHPDTSAGCPMADMADQRGTRRTWDELQAELGATEGIIPVTYVNSDVETKAFTGARGGAVCTSSNAGRVFDWALARGEKLFFFPDEHLGRNTAFDKGFRGDEVRLWNPALPLGGLTGAELRRARVLLWKGFCHVHTHFTVEMIEQARAQAPGLRVIVHPECPREVVAAADASGSTAYILDWVRTQAPGSRIRVGTELNLVQRLQLENPELEVRPLERSLCPNMWKISQNDLLWVLDRLGEVNVVEVEPEWVVDARQALERMLAV
- a CDS encoding PHP domain-containing protein, with the protein product MITLKRHTRGSSAPATGLDLHCHSWHSDGALAPAELARRLVRAGVGLAALTDHDTLAGVAEFRREGRLHGLRVLAGVEVTCACAELLPLRAAAQEAQEAREDGAGGTRRSTRRATDPVEVHLLVYGLEPGLPAFEDFLAGIRAMRRERVAQMAARLAELGLLLDLSPLAARLESGSVGRPHLARLLQEAGHVQSVNEAFQSWLAEGRPAWLPKRLPELREALALAQGLGGVGVAAHPGKVLPAGAAHVLVDLGVDGLEARHPSHRAAVVQDLQQLCRRNGLSASAGSDFHDPALGRYHRPAWQREEVGGRLRLLLDALD
- the rny gene encoding ribonuclease Y, whose product is MPTWMLALLALLAGAGATVVVFLTLQRQRRQAGDEILNLARQEAETLRKQALINAREEWLIKETRRKADLKQREKKLQQKEQQLKSHEAEIRGSQKAVQDLEMELGLKGKMLEHKEEEQKTLKDELKTHLEDVQHRLESVSGLSMEEARRQVLDQAQQKYEREAAELAAEIKGQARENATREAREVIITTIERMAADATSEATIKEVEIPNNRLKGMVIGREGRNIKSFEAITGTKIIVDETPDTIVISCFDPVRREIARLALDALIKTRNFSPRTIQEAVTRASRAVDNTMNEAANKVLKELRLNVHPDLKRMLGRLRFRTSYGQNVLDHSKEVARIAGAMAAELGLDVMLAKRAGLLHDVGKADSNGSDKSHVAIGVEVCKRVREHPIVINSVMAHHNEAPPIDPISELVTAADIISSARPGVRRDSVDSYTKRVETLENIASSFPGVHRVYALYAGREIRVVAESARVNDGLSEKLSSDIADKISQDMQFPGQIKVVVIRESRAVATAV